In Saccharomyces eubayanus strain FM1318 chromosome XIII, whole genome shotgun sequence, one DNA window encodes the following:
- the SAS2 gene encoding histone acetyltransferase, with protein MAGSIDQSLITSTQQLKGKKNGEKDKNKSSVNLKKDRKEMLYGILNERNIRQIQFGVSKRFPTWYGSAVYFDPETKRLGCSESRSQVHSGSNNQYWLDTLFVCEYCFKYTDDQTVFIAHAAACPFQKHAPGKIKYKSPEYTIRRVKGSKYQLFCQCLCLFTKLFLDNKSMYFKVDHYEFYVVYETGSTKPMGFFSKDLVSYQQNNLACILTLPPYQRRGLGSLLIEFSYKLSQLEGVISGPEVPLSPFGLIGYLKYWSRILYWHLIEGDLAHFDKVSLEDLSIVTGMRVSDIILTLKHLNCIGENNQIYLQSLNTWFKSNGAKGNWFKLQDEYLLIDD; from the coding sequence atggcTGGATCAATAGACCAATCACTCATAACAAGTACACAACAacttaaaggaaaaaaaaatggcgAGAAAGATAAGAATAAGTCCTCTGtcaacttgaaaaaagaccGCAAAGAGATGCTATATGGCATATTAAACGAAAGAAACATAAGGCAAATTCAGTTTGGTGTGAGTAAAAGATTCCCTACGTGGTATGGGAGCGCGGTTTATTTTGATccagaaacaaaaagattAGGATGCTCTGAGTCCAGGAGTCAGGTTCACTCCGGATCCAACAACCAATACTGGCTAGATACCCTGTTTGTTTGTGAATACTGTTTTAAATATACCGACGATCAGACAGTGTTTATAGCACATGCCGCAGCTTGTCCATTTCAGAAACATGCTCCAggcaaaataaaatacaaGAGCCCCGAATACACAATCAGACGAGTGAAAGGATCCAAATATCAACTGTTTTGCCAAtgtctttgtctttttacGAAGTTATTTTTAGACAACAAATCCATGTACTTTAAAGTAGATCATTACGAGTTTTACGTAGTTTATGAAACTGGATCAACAAAGCCAATGGGGTTTTTTTCTAAGGATTTGGTTTCGTATCAACAAAACAACCTAGCATGCATATTAACACTGCCACCATATCAGAGACGTGGATTAGGCTCATTACTTATTGAGTTCTCATATAAATTATCTCAATTAGAAGGCGTTATATCAGGGCCAGAAGTGCCGTTATCGCCCTTCGGATTGATTGGGTACCTGAAATATTGGTCACGAATACTCTATTGGCATCTCATTGAAGGAGATCTCGCACATTTTGATAAAGTGAGCTTGGAAGATCTTTCTATTGTGACTGGAATGAGAGTCAGTGATATTATTCTGACTTTGAAGCACTTAAACTGTATTGGTGAAAATAATCAAATTTACTTGCAATCCTTGAATACTTGGTTCAAGTCAAATGGAGCCAAAGGCAACTGGTTTAAGCTGCAAGATGAATACTTGCTTATAGATGACTAG
- the STO1 gene encoding Sto1p: protein MFNRKRRGDFDEEENYRDFRPRMPKRQRIPPVVQLCKEMMPDIRTIGESVKAFEDDIKFLSEAIMNEYGHEDYFNDALLSTFNAVVVEQPQKQAAVALLTMVVNSKNNVAGKSIINYFFEELQKWCKETFNEEFNNTSNETGPWNKIKLILRFLSILSPMFLVDELINIYKNLFELSIELNNLDPNNRIPASEAIYTNTLLNIPYLFFFNRTNEDLKAKVEELLLYVEQNYQIKTTDINLLREYNDESPYEMVELVQVALPNVKKALVNNMEQLNELFPDWNHLLTPQTGDEGFNDALTLPTVEQLKTSLRLDKGFGSVDSMWRTPRHAFHVYLPNSAGNFETVVSINTYAGQLFNDIIIDLVESLEFNRKEVARQVITLDLFFKAGIFTEPGESIAQLIATYEENPLAPTFKIEDLAIETILGLIFKLPSVSQPFAYFYTLLVDICQNSPKAIAPVFGRAFRFFYNHLDSLDFELKLRYLDWFSIQMSNFNFSWKWNEWEEDSSKFGKYFYNPKVNFAKNLIQKELRLTSNFSEVEDSLPQEFKKYLDTSYIPRDELVNYYQSLFNGYTVEKESIRKNDLYFRQEGVPMENTVRKLLDYTHKANDSREITELESILEELKNEHGSIISDFNKFVIILLVHAVADSGSRSLSHANKYINDLREDLKTIFDKIELDAETKEYIIIEAVLTFWNSNPQTGFLVADAFKYAGLITSKTIFTFIFNETDLKNNGLVEATAIEAVFRNLSQQISEENESGNNFEFVFERLCTIVNNTTDLLGVTNNDEIETPNVNNEMDIDDIEDDKLDLRWKYVTAIGFVKSILRRYSYEYRKLADKFISGIDNAIPHEPTKKTVLNWIQETREI, encoded by the exons ATGTTTAacaggaaaagaagaggag actttgatgaagaagaaaattacCGTGATTTTAGGCCTCGCATGCCTAAGAGACAAAGAATTCCTCCCGTTGTTCAATTATGTAAGGAAATGATGCCCGATATTCGTACTATTGGGGAATCTGTAAAAGCTTTTGAAGACGATATCAAATTCTTAAGTGAAGCCATAATGAATGAATACGGCCATGAAGACTATTTCAATGACGCCTTATTGAGTACTTTTAACGCTGTTGTTGTGGAGCAACCACAAAAGCAAGCTGCCGTTGCTTTGTTAACCATGGTCgtaaattcaaaaaataacgtTGCTGGGAAAAGTATCATCAATTACTTTTTCGAAGAGTTACAGAAATGGTGTAAAGAAACATTTAATGAGGAGTTTAACAATACTTCAAATGAAACTGGGCCATGGAATAAGATCAAATTGATTTTAAGATTCTTATCTATTTTGTCACCAATGTTTTTAGTTGATGAACTGATTAATATCTACAAAAATCTATTTGAATTGAGTATTGAATTGAACAACCTAGATCCAAATAACAGAATCCCGGCATCTGAAGCAATTTATACCAATACATTGTTGAACATCCCatatttgttctttttcaatagaacTAATGAAGACTTAAAGGCTAAAGTAGAAGAGCTGCTTTTATACGTTGAACAAAATtatcaaatcaaaacaacAGATATAAATTTATTAAGAGAATACAACGATGAATCTCCATATGAAATGGTAGAGCTTGTTCAGGTTGCCTTGCCAAACGTCAAGAAAGCATTAGTCAATAACATGGAGCAACTGAATGAATTGTTTCCTGATTGGAACCATTTGTTAACTCCTCAAACTGGTGATGAAGGATTTAATGACGCCTTGACGCTTCCAACAGTAGAACAGTTAAAAACTTCGTTACGTCTGGACAAGGGTTTCGGTTCTGTTGATAGCATGTGGAGGACTCCAAGGCATGCTTTCCACGTATACTTACCAAATTCTGCTGGTAACTTTGAAACCGTAGTCTCCATCAATACATATGCTGGCCAATTATTCAACGATATCATTATCGATTTAGTAGAAAGTTTGGAATTTAATAGAAAGGAAGTGGCAAGACAAGTAATAACTTTGGACCTATTCTTTAAAGCCGGTATATTTACCGAACCTGGTGAATCTATTGCTCAATTAATCGCCACTTACGAAGAAAATCCATTAGCTCCTACGTTCAAGATAGAAGATTTGGCTATTGAAACTATTTTAGGtcttattttcaaattacCTAGTGTTTCCCAACCTTTCGCGTACTTTTACACTCTGTTAGTTGATATCTGCCAAAATTCTCCAAAGGCAATTGCACCTGTTTTTGGTAGAGCATTCAGATTCTTTTATAATCATTTGGATTCATTGGACTTTGAACTAAAATTAAGATACCTGGACTGGTTTTCAATTCAAATGAgtaatttcaatttctcttGGAAATGGAATGAATGGGAAGAAGACTCCAGTAAATTCGGCAAGTATTTTTATAATCCAAAGGTGAACTTCGCCAAGAATCTGATCCAAAAGGAGCTACGGTTGACTTCAAACTTCTCTGAAGTGGAGGACAGTTTACCAcaagaattcaagaaatatcTGGATACTTCTTACATCCCAAGGGACGAATTAGTCAACTATTACCAGTCACTATTTAATGGTTACACCGtggaaaaagaatcaaTTCGAAAGAACGATTTATATTTCAGACAAGAAGGTGTGCCTATGGAAAATACTGTGCGTAAATTATTAGATTATACACATAAAGCAAATGATTCCAGAGAAATCACTGAACTAGAAAGTATTCTAGAAGAGTTAAAGAATGAGCATGGTTCCATAATTTCcgatttcaataaatttgtcataatattattagtTCACGCTGTGGCAGATTCTGGTAGTAGGTCTCTATCGCACGCAAACAAGTATATTAATGATTTGAGAGAAGATCTGAAGACCATATTTGACAAGATTGAATTGGATGCTGAAACGAAAGAATACATCATAATTGAAGCTGTTCTGACGTTCTGGAATTCTAATCCTCAAACGGGTTTCCTGGTGGCAGACGCCTTCAAATATGCAGGTTTGATTACTTCCAAAACCATTTTTacatttattttcaacgagactgatttgaaaaataacgGTTTGGTTGAAGCCACTGCTATCGAAGCTGTCTTTAGAAACTTATCTCAACAAATttctgaagaaaacgaaagtGGAAATAATTTTGAGTTTGTTTTCGAAAGATTGTGTACAATTGTCAACAACACAACAGATTTATTGGGTGTCActaataatgatgaaattgaaacgCCAAATGTGAACAATGAGATGGATATCGACGATATTGAAGACGACAAGTTAGATTTGAGATGGAAGTATGTTACAGCAATTGGGTTCGTTAAAAGTATATTAAGAAGATATTCCTATGAATACCGTAAACTAGCGGATAAATTCATTAGCGGCATTGACAATGCTATTCCACATGAaccaacaaagaaaacggTTTTAAACTGGATACAAGAAACGAGGGAAATCTAA
- the DLT1 gene encoding Dlt1p yields MSGLAKLKSWLYKGSLFISLILLIGFSVVLPIDSIAQASKSENNAFNTFIVVGALVVFGVVCIVIIIGRVLFHKSCLKDIPRRYIPITPADLPHLASREAVLKNMERSKELTILLKKPKDPVIHDGLEPPKRCDFPSNEKLFPEYLNYADCIKSLTDRLKYHGLFLNNLDVRMKLEDTFADVVNSQFVNRNTNKVQLQKAKDFIDLYETIRFSGKDVTRDQFILFVELCLYFGEVSLTRDTSFANFQNFKYNASSNNGGTNESKYSINRFDENEYAQEDMHYFPEPPTHLVRESSRSTVARHISSGGDLPNSEEHPFEDDSDCNGLNDKLAEVHSYRSVIRH; encoded by the coding sequence ATGTCTGGGCTAGCGAAACTGAAGTCGTGGCTGTATAAGGGTTCCCTCTTTATATCATTGATACTTTTGATTGGGTTTTCAGTAGTATTGCCTATAGATTCCATTGCACAGGCTTCTAAATCAGAGAACAATGCTTTCAACAcatttattgttgttggtgcCTTAGTTGTTTTTGGTGTTGTTTGTatcgttattattattggaaGAGTGCTATTTCACAAAAGCTGTCTAAAGGATATTCCAAGAAGATATATTCCGATCACACCAGCTGATCTTCCGCATCTTGCGAGTCGAGAAGCagtattgaaaaacatGGAAAGGTCTAAGGAATTAACTATTCTGCtaaaaaaaccaaaggATCCTGTTATCCATGATGGACTGGAACCTCCAAAGCGATGTGATTTTCcatcaaatgaaaaattatttccAGAATACCTAAATTATGCTGATTGTATAAAAAGTCTAACGGATAGATTGAAATACCATGGGTTGTTTCTGAACAACCTAGATGTTAGGATGAAACTGGAGGACACTTTTGCTGATGTGGTGAATTCTCAGTTTGTTAACCGCAATACTAACAAGGTTCAATTGCAAAAGGCTAAAGATTTTATTGACTTGTATGAAACGATAAGATTTTCAGGCAAAGATGTCACAAGAGACCAATTTATACTGTTTGTTGAGCTGTGTCTTTATTTTGGGGAGGTGTCACTAACAAGGGATACGTCATTTGCAAATTTCCAGAATTTTAAATATAATGCCAGTTCAAATAATGGCGGAACGAATGAATCgaaatattcaataaacCGGTTCGATGAAAACGAATACGCTCAGGAAGATATGCATTACTTTCCTGAACCGCCTACCCATTTGGTTAGAGAGAGTAGCAGAAGCACAGTGGCACGGCATATTTCATCTGGTGGAGATTTACCTAATTCTGAAGAGCATCCTTTTGAAGACGATTCTGATTGTAATGGGCTTAATGACAAACTTGCAGAAGTTCACAGTTATAGAAGCGTAATTCGTCATTAA